ATAACCTAATACAAACAAGGTGTGCTAGAGCAGCTCCAACACACCTTTATACCAATTGGTATTGCTATCTATGAAAAAAACTGAAATTTATTAAGCTAAGCCATCCATGGGTATAATGCTGCCATCCTCTTTGTATTCTAGTTCCACAAACTTTACGCTTCGCAACCAGGTTTTTCCTCCTGATGGCTCACAATCGTGATAGAATAAGTACCATTTGCCTTTAAATTCGCAAATGGAATGATGCGTTGTCCAACCCACAACTGGCGATAAAATTTCACCTTTATAAGTAAATGGACCATAAGGATTGTCTCCAATAGCATAACACAACAAATGTGTGTTACCAGTAGAATAAGAAAAGTAGTATTTATCTTTGTACTTATGCATTTTAGCTGCTTCGAAAAATCTACGATCATGATCTCCTGCGCTAAGAGGCTTACCATCTTCATCTAAAATTATAACATCTTTAGGCTCTTCGGCATACTCTAGCATATCGTCGGACATTTTTACAACTTTAGCACATAATGCTGGTTCGTTATCGTCTGGTTCGGCACCAACTTCAATGGCCTTATTATTGCGGTAACGCTGTAATTGTCCACCCCAAATTCCACCAAAATACATGTAATGATCTCCATTATCGTCTTCGAACATTGCCGGATCGATACTGTAACTTCCCATTATGGGATTCTTTTCGGCTTTAAAAGGTCCTTCGGGTATATCGCTTACTGCCGCGCCAATTCTAAAAATATCGTTTTTATCTTTTAAGGGAAAATAGAAATAATATTTTCCATTTTTACAGGCTGCTGCAGGAGCCCACATCTGTCGGCCCGACCAAGGTACATCATCCACATCCAGAATTACTCCGTGATCGGTTACTTCACCCTCAATATCCTCCATAGAGTAAACATGATAATCGCGCATGGCAAAATGATCGCCATTGTCGTTTTCGGGCATTCCGGTTTCTATATCGTGCGATGGATAAATGTATAACTTTCCGTTAAAAACGTGAGCTGCCGGATCGGCTGTATACAAATCTTCAACTAGGTATTTTGGTGTTTTCATATTTATAAAATTAAATTCGTTTAAAACGGGATTTTAAAATTTACCAATCGTGGCTTAAGCCAGCCAAACCCTGTTAAGCTCACGATTGGTATCCAAACTCTGACTAATAATCCCGATTAAAGAATTATGCTATTGTTCCTTTTTTAGATTAATAATTGCCTGAACAGCCGATTTTGCTTTCCTGTTTCTATCGAAAAGCAAAGGATAGTCTGTACGACCTGCAATTGGCCAATAATTGCGCCATGTTTGCTTGTCGTGTACTCCCCAAAGGGTAACACGAGTCAATTTATCGCTGTGCTTGTTAAAAAGTTTAAAGAACTCTACATACCTATCTCGCAACTGATTGTTAATAGAATCAGGCAAAGAATTAGGATATGGATTTAGTTCTTTTTTAAACTCATAACTTTTAGCTACATCGGCACCAACATTTAAATCGGGAAATGGCAATACTGATATATCCAGCTCGGTAATCATTACATTCACTCCCAATTTTGAAAATTCGACAATACTTTTTTCAAATTCTTTAATGTCGGGCTTAGTAATTGAGCTGTGAGCCTGCATTCCGATGCCATCAATTCTAACACCGGACTCTATTAGTTCTTTTACCATTTTAGTAACGCCATTGCGTTTTGCAGGAATAGCCATGGAATAATCGTTATAATACAATTCGGCATCAGGATCGGCTTCGTGAGCAAATTGAAAAGCCAGTTTCACAAAATCTTTTCCTATAATCTGAACCAACTTGCTATCACGGAATGTTCCATCTTCCATAATGGTTTCGTTTACCACATCCCAAGCATGAATCCTTCCTTTGTAGCGTCCAACAACTGCATAAATATGTTTTCTCATTCGTTCAATCAACACATCTCGGCTAACATCATTCCCATTTTCATCTACAAAAAACCATTCTGGTGCCTGCGAATGCCAAATTAAAGTATGACCAATAATAAACATGTTATTCTTTTCACCAAACTCAACAAATTTATCCGATAAGCTAAAATCGAACTTTCCTTCTTTGGGTTGTATTACTTCGCTTTTCATACAATTTTCGGCAACTATAGAATTAAAATGTTTCTGAACAATTTTAATGGCCAAACTATCTTCCTGAAGAATTTGAGGTGTATTTAATGCTGTTCCAATTAAATAATTTTCTTTAATTGAGTTTTTAAGTCCTATTGTTTGTGAACTTTTCTTTGAACAGGAACTTAGCAAAACAATTGCGATTCCTGCTAATAAAAGTCCTTTAGTATATTTTATAAGTTTCATTTTATCAATTTTATTAATTAGGCCTCTTTTCTTCTAAGAATTAATTCTTTTTCAATCTGTAGTTCTTTTTTCTTATCAATATCATAAAAGAAAAGACAGGCTACACTCACACAAAAAGTTAAGCTTGGTAAAACACTCATTGCTAATTTTATACCGCCAATAGTTTCTGCTGATTGACTTAGTAATTGTTCATTATATCCATAAATTGCCAAAATTCCGGCCACCAAAGCACCACCAATACTTAATCCGGCTTTTAAGCCAAATATCATTGCCGAGAAAATAATAGCAGTTGCTCTTCTGTTATTTTTCCATTCCGAATAATCGGCCACATCGGCAATCATAGCCCATAGCAATGGTGTTGATATTCCGTAAAAGAAACCATGTACCATTTGGCTAATAAATACAATTGCTATTGACTGAGGTGAATAAAAATAGAAGGCAAGCAAACAAAGAGCAGATAGAAACAAACTCACTCCAAAAACATCTCTTTTACCATATTTATCGGCAAATAATTTCGAGAATCCGATACCAATAATCATGAAAATAATACCTGCAGCATTAAACAAACTAAAACCAGAAGTAGAAGCATCCTCGGGCCAGTGAAAACCTACTAAACCCAAGCTGGTAAGCATATTATTTAAACTATCGATAAAACCATTAAAGCCAATATTATTTAGAAACGCAGCTAAAGCTTCTTTATCGAGGTAATTCTCGAAATAATAAACATACATTCCTCCTTTTAAGGATAGGGTAATAAAAATAAAGATGGTGATAAGCAACATTGCAATCCAAGGCTTATTTTTAAATAAATCGGTAAAATCTTGCTTTATACTTGTTTGCTGCTCTGCATTAGGTACAATTCTCTCTTTTGTAGTTAAAAAAGTAATTAAAAGAAACACAACACCAACTACTGCAAAAACACCAATTGTATTTTCGAATCCAACTGTTTTATCGCCATTACCAAGAATTAAGACCAATGGTAAAAGCAAAGCCTGAACAATAAACTGAGCAAGCATTACGGCAACAAAACGATAAGATGAAAGGCTGTTTCTTTCGGACATATCGCCAGTTATGACACCACTTAATGCAGAATAAGGCAAATTATTTGCCGAGTAAACCAAAACCAGCAAAATATAAGTAGTAAGAGCATATATTATTTTACCATTCGGAGCAAAATTTGGTGTGCTAAAAGCCAATAAAGCCATGCCACCAAAAGGAATAGCAGTCCATAAAATCCAGGGACGAAATTTCCCCCATCTGGTATTAGTCCGATCTGCAATAACACCCATAATTGGATTAAAGAAAGCACCAATCATTCCTCCTGCAAATATTATTGCCGAGGCCGATGATGGTGGAATCTTATACACATCGGTATAAAAGAATGCCAAAAAAGTCATTAAGGTTTGAAAAATAAGATTAGCAGCCAAATCGCCTAAACTATAACCTATTTTTTCGCCTATGCTTACTTTATTTTTATTATCCATTTTTGTTATTTTTTAATTCATGCAAGCTTTAAAAACCATAACATTTAGGGCTGTACATCTCCATTAAAGTCAATAAATGAGTTTAATTCAGACAACTCATTTATTGATTTTTTAAATTTTATTAATAGACTGATTATGATTTATATTATTCAGCTACATAAGAAGAACCTTTAACTTCGATCGATTTTGTTAAGACTTTAGACTTTTTTACGCTTTGCGCTGATGGTTGAGATCCGCCTAGCGAAACAATTAACTGCCCCGAAAGAACTACTTGTCTGAATTGTTCATCGACAATAGTTAACTGCTCGGGCTCAATTGAAATTTCTATGGTTTTACTCTCTCCTGCTTTTAGCATTACTCTCTCAAAGCCAACCAACGATCGAATTGGATTTACGCCTCCCGATTGCGGATTTGAAGCATAGCATTGCACCACTTCTTCTCCATCCATCGAGCCAGTATTTGTAATTGTTACAGATACTTTCACAGGATCGCCCGGTGTAATTTTATCTGGAGCCT
This genomic interval from uncultured Marinifilum sp. contains the following:
- a CDS encoding glycoside hydrolase family 43 protein, producing MKTPKYLVEDLYTADPAAHVFNGKLYIYPSHDIETGMPENDNGDHFAMRDYHVYSMEDIEGEVTDHGVILDVDDVPWSGRQMWAPAAACKNGKYYFYFPLKDKNDIFRIGAAVSDIPEGPFKAEKNPIMGSYSIDPAMFEDDNGDHYMYFGGIWGGQLQRYRNNKAIEVGAEPDDNEPALCAKVVKMSDDMLEYAEEPKDVIILDEDGKPLSAGDHDRRFFEAAKMHKYKDKYYFSYSTGNTHLLCYAIGDNPYGPFTYKGEILSPVVGWTTHHSICEFKGKWYLFYHDCEPSGGKTWLRSVKFVELEYKEDGSIIPMDGLA
- a CDS encoding endo-1,4-beta-xylanase, with protein sequence MKLIKYTKGLLLAGIAIVLLSSCSKKSSQTIGLKNSIKENYLIGTALNTPQILQEDSLAIKIVQKHFNSIVAENCMKSEVIQPKEGKFDFSLSDKFVEFGEKNNMFIIGHTLIWHSQAPEWFFVDENGNDVSRDVLIERMRKHIYAVVGRYKGRIHAWDVVNETIMEDGTFRDSKLVQIIGKDFVKLAFQFAHEADPDAELYYNDYSMAIPAKRNGVTKMVKELIESGVRIDGIGMQAHSSITKPDIKEFEKSIVEFSKLGVNVMITELDISVLPFPDLNVGADVAKSYEFKKELNPYPNSLPDSINNQLRDRYVEFFKLFNKHSDKLTRVTLWGVHDKQTWRNYWPIAGRTDYPLLFDRNRKAKSAVQAIINLKKEQ
- a CDS encoding MFS transporter, yielding MDNKNKVSIGEKIGYSLGDLAANLIFQTLMTFLAFFYTDVYKIPPSSASAIIFAGGMIGAFFNPIMGVIADRTNTRWGKFRPWILWTAIPFGGMALLAFSTPNFAPNGKIIYALTTYILLVLVYSANNLPYSALSGVITGDMSERNSLSSYRFVAVMLAQFIVQALLLPLVLILGNGDKTVGFENTIGVFAVVGVVFLLITFLTTKERIVPNAEQQTSIKQDFTDLFKNKPWIAMLLITIFIFITLSLKGGMYVYYFENYLDKEALAAFLNNIGFNGFIDSLNNMLTSLGLVGFHWPEDASTSGFSLFNAAGIIFMIIGIGFSKLFADKYGKRDVFGVSLFLSALCLLAFYFYSPQSIAIVFISQMVHGFFYGISTPLLWAMIADVADYSEWKNNRRATAIIFSAMIFGLKAGLSIGGALVAGILAIYGYNEQLLSQSAETIGGIKLAMSVLPSLTFCVSVACLFFYDIDKKKELQIEKELILRRKEA